One Oharaeibacter diazotrophicus DNA segment encodes these proteins:
- a CDS encoding mannitol dehydrogenase family protein, whose protein sequence is MSDFPILQFGTSRFLQAHVDLFVHEAAEAGQAAGPVAIVASSGDGGRRGRLAAFDDPAGYPVEIRGLEAGVPVERTVRVRSVRRGLDLVADWDEVRAVAAGAAFWISNVSEGGYRLADGPPVDLDAATPPAGFPARLLMLLHHRWRVGGPAPVVMPTELVRRNGEVLHGLVRGLAVAAGAPAAFLDWLDRDCVFVVGLVDRIVSAPLEPAGAVAEPYALWAIERRPGLSLPCEHPAIVVADALEPFERLKLHILNLGHTVLAHGWRAAGRPEGATVRAAMADPATRAHLEAVYRDEVLPGFSARGLGAEAEAYVATTLERFANPFLDHRLADIAVNHGEKAERRIADFLAWVRAVHSFHLAPELENVLHIAREGT, encoded by the coding sequence ATGTCCGATTTCCCCATCCTCCAGTTCGGCACCAGCCGATTCCTGCAGGCCCACGTCGACCTTTTCGTACACGAAGCCGCCGAGGCCGGACAGGCGGCGGGCCCGGTCGCGATCGTCGCGTCCAGCGGCGACGGCGGCCGCCGCGGCCGCCTCGCCGCCTTCGACGACCCGGCCGGCTACCCGGTCGAGATCCGCGGCCTCGAGGCCGGCGTGCCGGTGGAACGGACGGTCCGCGTCCGCAGCGTCCGCCGCGGCCTCGACCTCGTCGCAGACTGGGACGAGGTCCGCGCCGTCGCCGCCGGCGCCGCCTTCTGGATCTCCAACGTCTCCGAGGGCGGCTACCGCCTCGCGGACGGCCCGCCGGTCGACCTCGACGCCGCCACGCCGCCGGCCGGCTTTCCCGCCCGCCTGCTGATGCTGCTGCACCACCGCTGGCGCGTGGGCGGACCGGCGCCGGTCGTGATGCCGACCGAACTCGTCCGCCGCAACGGCGAGGTGCTGCACGGCCTCGTCCGCGGCCTCGCGGTTGCAGCCGGCGCCCCCGCCGCCTTCCTCGACTGGCTCGACCGCGACTGCGTCTTCGTCGTCGGCCTCGTCGACCGCATCGTCTCGGCGCCGCTGGAACCGGCGGGCGCGGTCGCCGAGCCCTACGCCCTGTGGGCGATCGAGCGCCGCCCCGGCCTCAGCCTACCCTGCGAGCACCCGGCCATCGTCGTCGCCGACGCGCTGGAGCCCTTCGAGCGGCTGAAGCTGCACATCCTCAACCTCGGCCACACCGTGCTCGCCCACGGCTGGCGCGCCGCCGGCCGGCCGGAGGGCGCCACGGTGCGCGCCGCCATGGCCGATCCGGCGACGCGCGCGCATCTCGAGGCGGTCTACCGCGACGAGGTCCTGCCGGGCTTTTCCGCCCGCGGTCTCGGCGCCGAGGCGGAGGCCTACGTCGCCACCACCCTCGAACGCTTCGCCAATCCCTTCCTCGACCACCGCCTGGCCGACATCGCGGTGAACCACGGCGAGAAGGCGGAACGGCGGATCGCCGATTTCCTCGCCTGGGTCCGCGCGGTTCATTCATTCCATCTTGCGCCCGAATTGGAAAATGTGCTCCATATTGCGCGAGAGGGGACTTGA
- a CDS encoding GntR family transcriptional regulator, whose product MSRQNTTFKDAYNRALSLLAGEGLGASEPEIGRALGVSRTTVRAVLQRLEDAGLIARSGRSRTVLRAPVPGDYFAAAETDPLSEVIERSFMRRLLEGDARAGTQINELELARAIGVGTTSVREFLIRFSRFGLIEKRPNSHWVLKGFDRRFAFELIEVREMFEMRSAQAFAQQPPNHPAWARLDALEAEHRALLSEIATGYGRFSELDERFHRLIHSASANRFIIDFYDVIAMIFHYHYQWNKQDERRRNERAVLEHLDYVAALKARDPARVAAACRVHLDSARETLLASLPDVGEAAEPVGIATAEA is encoded by the coding sequence ATGTCCAGGCAGAACACCACCTTCAAGGACGCCTACAACCGGGCCTTGTCCCTCCTCGCCGGCGAGGGGCTCGGCGCGTCCGAGCCGGAGATCGGCCGCGCGCTCGGCGTCAGCCGCACCACCGTGCGCGCGGTGCTGCAGCGGCTCGAGGACGCCGGGCTGATCGCCCGGTCCGGCCGGTCGCGGACGGTGCTGCGCGCGCCCGTGCCGGGCGATTATTTCGCCGCCGCCGAGACCGACCCGTTGTCGGAGGTGATCGAGCGCAGCTTCATGCGCCGGCTGCTCGAGGGCGACGCGCGCGCCGGCACCCAGATCAACGAACTGGAACTCGCCCGCGCGATCGGCGTCGGCACTACCAGCGTTCGCGAATTCCTGATCCGCTTCAGCCGCTTCGGCCTGATCGAGAAGCGGCCGAACAGCCATTGGGTGCTGAAGGGCTTCGACCGCCGCTTCGCCTTCGAGCTGATCGAAGTGCGCGAGATGTTCGAGATGCGCTCGGCGCAGGCCTTCGCGCAGCAGCCGCCCAACCATCCGGCCTGGGCCCGGCTCGACGCGCTGGAGGCCGAGCACCGGGCGCTGCTGTCGGAGATCGCCACCGGCTACGGCCGCTTCTCCGAACTCGACGAGCGGTTCCACCGGCTGATCCACAGCGCCTCGGCCAACCGGTTCATCATCGACTTCTACGACGTCATCGCGATGATCTTCCACTACCACTACCAGTGGAACAAGCAGGACGAGCGCCGCCGCAACGAACGGGCCGTGCTCGAGCATCTCGACTACGTCGCGGCGCTGAAGGCGCGCGATCCGGCCCGCGTCGCCGCGGCCTGCCGGGTGCATCTCGATTCGGCGCGCGAGACGCTGCTCGCCTCGCTGCCGGACGTGGGCGAGGCGGCCGAGCCCGTGGGAATCGCGACCGCGGAGGCGTGA
- a CDS encoding polysaccharide pyruvyl transferase family protein, which yields MLVFLSPVTERNRVVRAFFDGLAGRYRPVLREEAGVNAAAEYLAGGIPVIVHVSGETGFFRAGLTDEETARVVEEVRSGLTRVAAAGGRIVWSVGVPSPENTKPEAVAELRRVLAAKADVVLLPPGGYRLEDVHPKLRRDPARGRTGLWPADAAALGAVYDAVAADLATLRADYADDLAAIPAPDLPPPADPAPLFVDWPNTAKTGRNWGDKLNPVLAALLSGRPVVNGKGTLRSDDAPAIRMIGSSLGSIRPRSVVYGTGYIDTADKTPVPRAVAAVRGPLSRAKALAAGLDVPDVYGDMALLLPLFYRPAIEPTFDVGVIQHFRDAEGEPLPPVPAGLKVKVIDILGSITGVVDDILSCREIVSSSLHGLIAAHAYGRPATWLKWGNRPMGDDFKFRDYFASVGWDDAEPFRVTAATTAADFLGPKLTTRPLVDVAKLIAACPFADDARKRALLDCAAREFPAIPPVSFLAPRAEGLRRAG from the coding sequence ATGCTCGTCTTCCTCAGCCCCGTCACGGAACGGAACAGGGTCGTCCGCGCCTTCTTCGACGGCCTCGCCGGCCGCTACCGGCCCGTCCTGCGCGAGGAGGCCGGCGTCAACGCCGCCGCGGAGTATCTCGCCGGCGGCATCCCGGTGATCGTCCACGTCTCCGGCGAGACCGGCTTCTTCCGCGCCGGCCTCACCGACGAGGAGACCGCGCGCGTGGTCGAGGAGGTCCGCTCCGGCCTTACGCGCGTCGCCGCCGCCGGCGGCCGGATCGTCTGGTCGGTCGGCGTGCCATCCCCCGAGAACACCAAGCCGGAGGCGGTCGCCGAGCTCCGCCGCGTGCTCGCCGCCAAGGCCGACGTCGTCCTGCTGCCGCCCGGCGGCTACCGCCTCGAGGACGTCCACCCGAAGCTGCGCCGCGACCCCGCCCGCGGCCGCACCGGCCTGTGGCCGGCCGACGCCGCCGCCCTCGGCGCCGTCTACGACGCCGTCGCCGCCGATCTCGCGACCTTGCGGGCCGACTACGCCGACGACCTCGCCGCGATTCCCGCGCCCGACCTGCCGCCGCCGGCCGATCCCGCGCCGCTCTTCGTCGACTGGCCGAACACGGCCAAGACCGGCCGCAACTGGGGCGACAAGCTCAACCCCGTGCTCGCCGCCCTGCTCTCCGGCCGCCCGGTCGTCAACGGCAAGGGCACCCTGCGCAGCGACGACGCCCCGGCGATCCGCATGATCGGCAGCAGCCTCGGCAGCATCCGGCCGCGCAGCGTCGTCTACGGCACCGGCTACATCGACACCGCCGACAAGACCCCGGTGCCGCGCGCCGTCGCCGCCGTGCGCGGACCGCTGTCGCGGGCGAAGGCGCTCGCCGCCGGCCTCGACGTGCCGGACGTCTACGGCGACATGGCGCTGCTGCTGCCGCTGTTCTACCGGCCGGCGATCGAGCCGACCTTCGACGTCGGCGTCATCCAGCACTTCCGCGACGCCGAGGGCGAGCCGCTGCCGCCGGTGCCGGCCGGCCTGAAAGTCAAGGTGATCGACATCCTCGGCTCGATCACTGGCGTCGTCGACGACATCCTGTCCTGCCGCGAGATCGTGTCGAGTTCGCTGCACGGCCTGATCGCCGCCCACGCCTACGGCCGCCCGGCCACCTGGCTGAAGTGGGGCAACCGGCCGATGGGCGACGACTTCAAGTTCCGCGACTACTTCGCCTCGGTCGGCTGGGACGACGCCGAGCCCTTCCGTGTCACCGCCGCCACCACCGCCGCGGACTTTCTCGGCCCCAAGCTCACCACCCGGCCGCTGGTCGACGTCGCCAAGTTGATCGCCGCCTGCCCCTTCGCCGACGACGCCCGCAAGCGCGCGCTGCTCGACTGCGCCGCCCGCGAGTTCCCGGCGATCCCGCCGGTGTCCTTCCTGGCGCCGCGGGCCGAGGGTCTGCGCCGCGCCGGCTGA
- a CDS encoding ABC transporter ATP-binding protein: MNRLLLEVEDLRVRFHLRRGTVEAVRGVSFALGRERLGIVGESGSGKSQTGRAILGLTPPPGEVTAAKLAFDGVDMLRASKKELRRLRGGRIGMVMQDPKYSLNPVMTVGAQIVEAYRAHARAGRAEARDKALAGLEAVKIRDPGRVFSLYPHELSGGMGQRVMIAMMLIGDPDLLIADEPTSALDVTVQLEVLRILDELVANRGMGLIFVSHDLELVSSFCDRVLVMYAGRVVEEVAARDLANARHPYTRGLMGCLPKLHDDVHPLPVLDRDPAWAL; encoded by the coding sequence ATGAACCGTCTCCTGCTCGAGGTCGAGGACCTCCGCGTCCGCTTCCACCTGCGCCGCGGCACCGTCGAGGCGGTGCGCGGCGTCTCGTTCGCGCTCGGGCGCGAGCGCCTCGGCATCGTCGGCGAGTCCGGCTCGGGCAAGTCGCAGACCGGCCGCGCCATCCTCGGCCTCACCCCGCCGCCCGGCGAGGTCACCGCCGCCAAGCTCGCCTTCGACGGCGTCGACATGCTGCGCGCCTCGAAGAAGGAGCTGAGGCGGCTGCGCGGCGGGCGGATCGGCATGGTGATGCAGGATCCGAAATACTCGCTGAACCCGGTGATGACCGTCGGTGCCCAGATCGTCGAGGCCTACCGCGCCCACGCCCGCGCCGGCCGCGCCGAAGCGCGCGACAAGGCGCTGGCCGGCCTCGAGGCCGTCAAGATCCGCGATCCCGGCCGCGTCTTCTCGCTCTATCCGCACGAACTCTCCGGCGGCATGGGCCAGCGGGTGATGATCGCGATGATGCTGATCGGCGACCCCGACCTCCTGATCGCCGACGAGCCGACATCGGCGCTCGACGTCACGGTCCAGCTCGAGGTGCTGCGCATCCTCGACGAGTTGGTCGCCAACCGCGGCATGGGCCTGATCTTCGTCAGCCACGACCTCGAGCTGGTGTCCTCCTTCTGCGACCGCGTGCTGGTGATGTACGCCGGCCGCGTCGTCGAGGAGGTCGCCGCGCGCGACCTCGCGAACGCCCGCCATCCCTACACCCGCGGGCTGATGGGCTGCCTGCCGAAGCTCCACGACGACGTCCACCCGCTGCCGGTGCTCGACAGGGATCCCGCATGGGCGCTGTGA
- a CDS encoding ABC transporter permease, whose translation MTDVPAQPKAHARGRFQFLFGLTLLALLLLLWGILAFSTQSFWTTNNLSNLLRQGSMTAILAIGQTFVIITAGIDLSVGAIVGFTSVVAAMLLQAGFPIWAACLITLAIGVGIGLFHGFGIVKLGLPPFIITLATLTSLRGIGLLMTNGATISITNDEFTAFSRADFLGIPSLFWMVILVAIPAFLFLHHSRWGRYLFSVGSNPEAARLSGVHVPRMIYLAYTLSALCAAFVGLLLAARIGIGNATQAEGWELQAIASSVIGGTSLFGAVGSVHGPLLGAFILATINNGANLLNVNSFWQRIITGGLIIVIVYFDQLRRRGRS comes from the coding sequence ATGACCGACGTTCCTGCCCAGCCGAAGGCGCACGCCCGCGGACGCTTCCAGTTCCTGTTCGGCCTGACGCTGCTCGCCCTGCTCCTGCTGCTCTGGGGCATCCTCGCCTTCTCGACGCAGAGCTTCTGGACCACCAACAACCTGTCGAACCTGTTGCGCCAGGGCTCGATGACCGCGATCCTGGCGATCGGCCAGACCTTCGTGATCATCACCGCCGGCATCGACCTGTCGGTCGGCGCCATCGTCGGCTTCACCAGCGTGGTCGCGGCGATGCTGCTCCAGGCCGGCTTCCCGATCTGGGCGGCCTGCCTGATCACGCTGGCGATCGGCGTCGGCATCGGCCTCTTCCACGGTTTCGGCATCGTCAAGCTCGGCCTGCCGCCCTTCATCATCACGCTGGCGACGCTGACCTCGCTGCGCGGCATCGGCCTCCTGATGACCAACGGCGCCACCATCTCGATCACCAACGACGAGTTCACCGCCTTCTCGCGGGCCGACTTCCTCGGCATCCCCAGCCTGTTCTGGATGGTGATCCTGGTGGCGATCCCCGCCTTCCTGTTCCTGCACCACAGCCGGTGGGGCCGCTACCTGTTCTCGGTCGGCTCCAACCCCGAGGCCGCGCGCCTGTCCGGCGTGCACGTGCCGCGGATGATCTACCTCGCCTATACGCTGTCGGCCCTCTGCGCCGCCTTCGTCGGCCTCCTGCTCGCCGCCCGCATCGGTATCGGCAACGCCACCCAGGCCGAGGGCTGGGAGTTGCAGGCGATCGCATCGTCGGTGATCGGCGGCACCTCGCTGTTCGGCGCGGTCGGGTCGGTGCACGGCCCGCTGCTCGGCGCCTTCATCCTCGCGACGATCAACAACGGCGCCAACCTCCTGAACGTCAACTCGTTCTGGCAGCGCATCATCACCGGCGGCCTGATCATCGTGATCGTCTACTTCGACCAGTTGCGCCGACGCGGCCGGTCCTGA
- a CDS encoding diguanylate cyclase domain-containing protein, translated as MANGSTDPGIDVVAPSETGGAVARLAAELAASAAVISAQGEALAHFRKLFERASEAARIGVWQCDLPCQTLTWTDMVYDLFELPRGIAVTREMVLPLYPEESRARLRAVRDRALAERSGFQLDVEIRTARGAARWIRITATVECDGDVPVRIFGMKQDITEERLLADRLRHMAESDAMTGLASRARFQSALAAFDAPDDPLARSGVLMIVDLDGFKQVNDGFGHAAGDACLRRAADRLAVACRDAELVARIGGDEFAVIWRAERIADPELRAARIASDLAETVGSGAAKVRIGASIGIARADGRSADELFRAADDAMYRAKAAGRGTYRTAPPRGRGKGPARLRLV; from the coding sequence ATGGCCAACGGAAGCACCGATCCCGGCATCGACGTCGTCGCTCCCTCGGAGACCGGCGGCGCCGTCGCGCGGCTCGCGGCCGAACTCGCGGCCAGCGCCGCGGTGATCAGCGCCCAGGGCGAGGCGCTGGCGCATTTCCGCAAGCTCTTCGAGCGCGCCTCCGAGGCGGCGCGGATCGGGGTGTGGCAGTGCGACCTGCCGTGCCAGACGCTGACCTGGACCGACATGGTCTACGACCTGTTCGAACTGCCGCGCGGCATCGCTGTGACGCGCGAGATGGTGCTGCCGCTCTATCCGGAGGAGTCGCGCGCGAGGCTGCGGGCCGTGCGCGATCGGGCGCTCGCCGAGCGCTCGGGTTTCCAGCTCGACGTCGAGATCCGCACCGCGCGCGGCGCGGCGCGCTGGATCCGCATCACCGCGACGGTGGAATGCGACGGCGACGTGCCGGTCCGCATCTTCGGCATGAAGCAGGACATCACCGAGGAGCGGCTGCTCGCCGACCGGCTGCGCCACATGGCCGAGAGCGACGCCATGACCGGCCTCGCCAGCCGCGCCCGCTTCCAGAGCGCACTCGCCGCCTTCGACGCCCCGGACGACCCGCTGGCGCGCTCGGGCGTGCTGATGATCGTCGACCTCGACGGCTTCAAGCAGGTCAACGACGGTTTCGGCCACGCCGCCGGCGACGCCTGCCTGCGCCGGGCCGCCGACCGGCTCGCGGTCGCCTGCCGCGACGCCGAACTGGTGGCGCGGATCGGCGGCGACGAGTTCGCGGTGATCTGGCGCGCCGAGCGCATCGCCGACCCCGAATTGCGCGCCGCGCGGATCGCGAGCGACCTCGCCGAGACGGTGGGCAGCGGCGCGGCCAAGGTGCGGATCGGCGCCTCGATCGGCATCGCCCGCGCCGACGGCCGCAGCGCCGACGAACTCTTCCGCGCCGCCGACGACGCGATGTACCGCGCCAAGGCGGCGGGGCGCGGGACATATCGTACCGCGCCGCCGCGGGGCAGGGGCAAGGGCCCGGCGCGGCTGAGGCTGGTGTGA
- a CDS encoding sugar ABC transporter ATP-binding protein, with translation MAHHPEPHHAPARGTPILELRGLEKRYVGTHALKPADLTFRAGEIHAIVGENGAGKSTLIKLLTGVIPRTSGEVLWQGRPVPLASPQEAMALGINAVHQEVVLCRHLTVAANMFLGEEKVRFGLMQRRRMEREAQAILHDLGFDLPADVLLGDLTIGQQQLVAAARAATRGTRFLIFDEPTAYLTRREAEQLFALIRRLEADGVTIVYISHRMEEVFELASRVSVLRDGTLVGTRDIAATDEAELIAMMINRSLEQIYHKEHFTPGKVILETKGLSGPGFEDVSITVRSGEIVGLYGLIGAGRSEFVTTVFGRHRRTAGTVSWDGRPVDIRSERDAIDLGIALAPESRRDQGLCLNLSVGLNLDLPIYHRLGRGGLLFGGAEAAAADRQIADLRIKTAGRSALASSLSGGNQQKIVVGKWLNHGARLFIFDEPTVGVDVGTKAEIYRLFSELLRQGAGIVLISSYLPEAYELSDTLHVFRRGRLVSSHGWRAVSHEDILARAIGV, from the coding sequence ATGGCACATCACCCGGAACCCCATCACGCGCCCGCGCGCGGCACCCCGATCCTGGAGCTGCGCGGCCTCGAGAAGCGCTACGTCGGCACCCACGCGCTGAAGCCGGCCGACCTCACCTTCCGCGCAGGCGAGATCCACGCCATCGTCGGCGAGAACGGCGCCGGCAAGTCGACGCTGATCAAGCTCCTGACCGGCGTCATCCCGCGCACCTCCGGCGAGGTGCTGTGGCAGGGCCGTCCGGTCCCGCTCGCCTCGCCGCAGGAGGCGATGGCCCTCGGCATCAACGCGGTGCACCAGGAGGTCGTGCTCTGCCGCCACCTCACCGTGGCCGCCAACATGTTCCTCGGCGAGGAGAAGGTCCGCTTCGGCCTGATGCAGCGCCGCCGGATGGAGCGCGAGGCGCAGGCGATCCTGCACGACCTCGGCTTCGACCTGCCGGCCGACGTGCTGCTCGGCGACCTCACCATCGGCCAGCAGCAGCTGGTCGCCGCCGCCAGGGCCGCCACCCGCGGCACCCGCTTCCTGATTTTCGACGAGCCGACCGCCTATCTCACCCGCCGCGAGGCCGAACAGCTGTTCGCGCTGATCCGGCGGCTCGAGGCCGACGGCGTCACCATCGTCTACATCTCCCACCGCATGGAGGAGGTGTTCGAGCTCGCTTCGCGCGTCTCGGTGCTGCGCGACGGCACCCTGGTCGGCACCCGCGACATCGCCGCGACCGACGAGGCCGAGCTGATCGCGATGATGATCAACCGCTCGCTCGAGCAGATCTACCACAAGGAACACTTCACGCCCGGCAAGGTGATCCTCGAGACCAAGGGCCTGTCCGGCCCCGGCTTCGAGGACGTCTCGATCACCGTGCGGTCGGGCGAGATCGTCGGGCTCTACGGCCTGATCGGCGCCGGGCGCAGCGAGTTCGTCACCACGGTGTTCGGCCGCCACCGCCGCACCGCCGGCACCGTCTCCTGGGACGGCCGGCCGGTCGACATCCGCTCCGAGCGTGACGCCATCGATCTCGGCATCGCCCTCGCGCCCGAAAGCCGGCGCGACCAGGGCCTCTGCCTCAACCTCTCGGTCGGCCTCAACCTCGACCTGCCGATCTACCACCGGCTCGGCCGCGGCGGCCTGCTGTTCGGCGGCGCCGAGGCGGCGGCGGCGGACCGGCAGATCGCCGACCTCCGGATCAAGACCGCCGGCCGGAGCGCGCTCGCCTCCTCGCTGTCGGGCGGCAACCAGCAGAAGATCGTCGTCGGCAAGTGGCTCAACCACGGCGCCCGGCTGTTCATCTTCGACGAGCCGACCGTCGGCGTCGACGTCGGCACCAAGGCCGAGATCTACCGCCTGTTCTCCGAACTCCTGCGTCAGGGGGCCGGCATCGTCCTGATCTCGTCCTACCTGCCGGAGGCCTACGAGCTTTCCGACACGCTCCACGTGTTCCGCCGTGGTCGCCTCGTCTCCAGCCACGGCTGGCGCGCGGTGTCCCACGAAGACATCCTCGCCCGTGCGATCGGCGTTTGA
- a CDS encoding ABC transporter substrate-binding protein, with protein sequence MQSKMTRRLFVGAAALAVAAVAAPFAPARAADATIPIIVKDTTSFYWQIVLAGARQAGKDLGVNVPELGAQSEADINGQISILENAVSGSPAAIVISPTEFKALGKPIDEAAKSVKIIGIDSGADSKAFTSFLTTDNVQGGRVAADGLAAAIAEKYGSAEGDVALITSLPGVGSLDQRAQGFKEQLAAKYPGLKLVADKVADGQATTGLNIMTDLITANPNLRGVFASNLIMAQGAGQAIAENNAQDNIKLIGFDSDDKLVKFLSDGVIAGLVVQDPYRMGYDGIKTALAASKGETVETFVDTGANLVTKANMKEPKIDALLNPKLN encoded by the coding sequence ATGCAGTCCAAGATGACGCGCCGCCTCTTCGTCGGCGCCGCCGCTCTCGCCGTGGCCGCCGTCGCGGCCCCGTTCGCGCCGGCCCGTGCCGCCGACGCGACCATCCCGATCATCGTGAAGGACACCACGTCCTTCTACTGGCAGATCGTGCTCGCCGGCGCCCGTCAGGCCGGCAAGGACCTCGGCGTCAACGTGCCCGAGCTCGGCGCGCAGTCCGAGGCCGACATCAACGGCCAGATCTCGATCCTCGAGAACGCCGTCTCCGGCTCGCCGGCCGCCATCGTGATCTCGCCGACCGAGTTCAAGGCGCTCGGCAAGCCGATCGACGAGGCCGCCAAGTCGGTCAAGATCATCGGCATCGACAGCGGCGCCGACAGCAAGGCGTTCACCTCGTTCCTGACCACCGACAACGTCCAGGGCGGCCGCGTCGCCGCCGACGGTCTCGCCGCCGCGATCGCGGAGAAGTACGGCTCGGCCGAGGGCGACGTCGCCCTGATCACGTCGCTGCCGGGCGTCGGCTCGCTCGACCAGCGCGCCCAGGGCTTCAAGGAGCAGCTGGCGGCCAAGTACCCGGGCCTCAAGCTGGTGGCGGACAAGGTGGCGGACGGTCAGGCCACGACCGGCCTCAACATCATGACCGACCTGATCACCGCCAACCCGAACCTGCGCGGCGTGTTCGCCTCCAACCTGATCATGGCCCAGGGCGCCGGTCAGGCGATCGCCGAGAACAACGCCCAGGACAACATCAAGCTGATCGGCTTCGACAGCGACGACAAGCTGGTCAAGTTCCTGAGCGACGGCGTCATCGCCGGCCTCGTGGTCCAGGACCCCTACCGGATGGGCTACGACGGCATCAAGACCGCGCTCGCCGCCTCGAAGGGCGAGACCGTCGAGACCTTCGTCGACACCGGCGCCAACCTCGTCACCAAGGCCAACATGAAGGAGCCCAAGATCGACGCGCTCCTGAACCCGAAGCTCAACTGA
- a CDS encoding ABC transporter ATP-binding protein: MGAVTPFLAVDDLAVRFGSGRLAVAAVDRVSFSVGEGEALGLVGESGSGKSTVLRAIAGLAPVSGGKIALAGRPVPSPRDMAFFRTVQMVFQDPYGSLHPRHTVDQILAEPLAIHRERDVEARILGALREVGLGPAFRFRYPHQLSGGQRQRVAIARALILRPRVLLLDEPTSALDASVQAEILNLLESLRRELGLTYLLVSHDLAVVAHLCERLVVMRHGSLVEATTAAHLRTGTVSEDYTRTMLTASEGFTRRPAP, from the coding sequence ATGGGCGCTGTGACCCCCTTCCTCGCCGTCGACGACCTCGCGGTGCGCTTCGGCTCCGGCCGGCTCGCCGTCGCGGCGGTCGACCGCGTCTCCTTCTCGGTCGGCGAGGGCGAGGCGCTCGGCCTCGTCGGCGAATCCGGCTCGGGCAAGTCCACCGTCCTCCGCGCCATCGCCGGGCTGGCGCCGGTGTCGGGCGGGAAGATCGCGCTCGCCGGCCGGCCGGTGCCGTCCCCGCGCGACATGGCCTTCTTCCGCACCGTGCAGATGGTGTTCCAGGATCCCTACGGCTCGCTTCACCCGCGCCACACCGTCGACCAGATCCTCGCCGAGCCGTTGGCGATCCACCGCGAGCGCGACGTCGAGGCCCGCATCCTCGGGGCGCTGCGCGAGGTCGGGCTCGGCCCGGCCTTCCGCTTCCGCTACCCGCACCAGCTCTCCGGCGGCCAGCGCCAGCGCGTCGCGATCGCCAGGGCGCTGATCCTCCGTCCGCGGGTGCTGCTGCTCGACGAGCCGACCTCGGCGCTCGACGCCTCGGTCCAGGCCGAGATCCTCAACCTCCTGGAATCGCTGCGCCGCGAGCTCGGCCTGACCTATCTCCTGGTCAGCCACGACCTCGCGGTGGTTGCCCATCTCTGCGAGCGGCTGGTGGTGATGCGCCATGGCAGCCTCGTCGAGGCGACCACGGCGGCGCACCTGCGCACCGGAACGGTGTCCGAGGACTACACCCGCACCATGTTGACCGCCAGCGAGGGCTTCACCCGCCGCCCGGCGCCCTGA
- a CDS encoding ABC transporter permease: MTAPAPPATSSSAGALRAWLTAAEPGSRTQARLGRFYVGWLSFRANPLAMVGLAIVVALVLVAIFADVLATRDPLIGGDLRTERLLPPSAEFWFGTDNQARDIYARVVHGSRLTLLVVVLVSVIATPIGVLVGTVSGYFGGIVDTVLMRITDIFLAFPRLVLALAFVSALGPGIENAVIAIAITIWPPYARIARAETLTVRNGDFIHAVRLQGASSARIILRHVVPLCMSSVIVRVTLDMAGIILTAAGLGFLGLGAQPPLPEWGAMIAAGRQYLIDQWWVAAMPGIAIFVVSLGFNLLGDGLRDVLDPKAAK; encoded by the coding sequence ATGACCGCCCCGGCCCCGCCCGCGACCTCATCGTCCGCCGGCGCGCTCCGCGCGTGGCTGACCGCCGCCGAACCCGGCTCGCGCACCCAGGCGCGGCTCGGCCGCTTCTACGTCGGCTGGCTGAGCTTCCGCGCCAATCCGCTGGCGATGGTCGGCCTCGCCATCGTGGTCGCGCTGGTGCTGGTCGCGATCTTCGCCGACGTGCTCGCCACCCGCGATCCGCTGATCGGCGGCGACCTGCGCACCGAGCGGCTGCTGCCGCCGAGCGCCGAATTCTGGTTCGGCACCGACAATCAGGCCCGCGACATCTACGCCCGCGTCGTCCACGGCTCCCGGCTGACGCTGCTCGTCGTGGTGCTGGTGTCGGTCATCGCCACTCCGATCGGCGTCCTGGTCGGCACCGTCTCCGGCTATTTCGGCGGGATCGTCGACACGGTGCTGATGCGGATCACCGACATCTTCCTCGCCTTCCCCCGCCTCGTGCTCGCCCTCGCCTTCGTCTCGGCGCTCGGCCCCGGCATCGAGAACGCGGTGATCGCGATCGCCATCACGATCTGGCCGCCCTATGCCCGCATCGCCCGCGCCGAGACGCTGACGGTGCGGAACGGCGACTTCATCCACGCCGTCCGCCTCCAGGGCGCCTCGTCGGCGCGGATCATCCTTCGCCACGTCGTGCCGCTCTGCATGTCCTCGGTGATCGTGCGCGTCACCCTCGACATGGCCGGCATCATCCTCACCGCCGCCGGCCTCGGCTTCCTCGGCCTCGGCGCCCAGCCGCCGCTGCCGGAATGGGGCGCGATGATCGCCGCCGGCCGGCAGTATCTGATCGACCAGTGGTGGGTGGCGGCGATGCCGGGCATCGCCATCTTCGTGGTCAGCCTGGGCTTCAACCTGCTCGGCGACGGCCTGCGCGACGTGCTCGATCCCAAGGCCGCGAAATGA